One Vicia villosa cultivar HV-30 ecotype Madison, WI linkage group LG5, Vvil1.0, whole genome shotgun sequence genomic window, cgttgggatcttcaaaataaggtctgagttgtgagatatcatcatcgcactgtagctgcaaattaaggaaaattttcagcttttgattctgattaaaagaggcaatgtttgggagctaaggctagatggcttcgatcggtagaattgtagaacggactccgaatacaaggtaaggggtggggttctaactctataaccggactcatgatgaatgatatgtgggggttaaatttgtaggaaattattcctgattatttgttgtgattctgtcatgttgattcgatgaaattagttgttgttgtggtgataattgttgttgttttatgcgaagttgaaggatgtttcagtgacgatgtatacctctatttattagtatagcgacgatataggcttatgccttgtaacgatgatgttgtttgttgtgtgtgtttgttgcattcatatacatatgcatttttggcgacggcctggattggcaaattagtgacgaaggcttatgccttgatgcctctgtttaactggaaattggcgatgggggctgaagccctgggtaccacatgcatgtgcagttgtagagtctcattgtatgtggcatgagtgtgatttaattgtgatgtgatgtgacttgagttgttgttaaattgtgataatatggagttgtaattataaaattgttatactaatgacgtgttgtgacaggtattgtctggaagatgagcaatagttgttataactattaatatgttgttgttattgatttttgttaatataactgttcaggttaattgttattataaatgtagtctgaaagctgtaacgtgataatttcgtatgattaaattctaatatattgtttatcatgcgtttgtttatattggtagatatctcaccctttctgaatgatgtttccctaccatgggaaacggacaggtactcaagatagcggtggaagttttgaagtgattttatgaagtctttagttgctgttagtcgagttggtgtcttgctctgatacgtagcactcggggggataaaacgattgttttatttattaattcttttgctgaatttttatatggttttggtttaaattgtaacttaaagttaccgtgcaatgatgctacgacttgatttgaatagttatgaagtttgttgattccgctgcgagttaattattgaatttaaacaaagtgatttttttgtaatgatttgattatcgttttaaatttttgtgctatgtatctatatgaaggcaagtaagccgtaaatgtttttgagatgacgaatatctgatacctcaaatgaacttgtttggaatttatactctgattttccgtataatttatcgggtagatttggggtgttacactaggCCTTCAACAATAGAACGTGTGTTGTTGAAGAGTTAGCTCGTATGGCTTTTGATGAGACTAAATCCTAAAAAATGAGCAAGAGTATTCTTTCTGGTTTTTATGTTTCAGGtataataacaaaataatctGTCAAAGATGACACTCCAAAAGAGTATCCTCTGAAAAATGAATACATGAAGAATGATAAAGAGGATAGAGAACAcgaggaagaaaaagaagagaccACAATTCAGTTGCCTCGAGAATATATTATTTCAAAGGATCACCTGTTAGATCACATACTTTGAGACATCAAAAAGGGCGCAAGTACTAGATCTCAAGTTAATAATTTTTGTAAGTATTATGCTTTCATTTTCCAAATTAAACCTAAGacataaataatgataaaagggTCGTTCAATTTAAACCTAATGATGTTTTAGATCTTGTCCCACGTCCTACAAACAAAATTACCATTGACACTAAATAGGTGTTTAGGAACAAGATGGATGAAAACAACGTAATTACAAAAACTAAAATTAGGCTAGTGGCAAAATGTTATAGTCAAGTTAAAGTGATCGACTATGAGAAGAGTGTGTTATATCTTGAGTAAGATATTCTTCTCTAAGAAGTTTTTTGGTTGTGATATAAACTAGTAAaagaacttttttatttttaaaggatTGCTTTAGGAAGTCTTCTTTTGGTTAGTGAGTTTTGCTAAGAAGAAAAGCTCTCTTTTGGTTCGTGAAGATTATCCATCAAAATCTCCACAACAATTATTGATCTCATCATGGTTAAAAGCTCTATCAGTTTAAGATTAGCTAAAGTAAAATTTTATCTTGGTTCCTGAGTTCAAACTAGTGTAAAAGCTTAGTTGGTTTGAGATTAGCTCGTGTAAAATCTCAACTCGATTCGAGGTCAGCCTATGTAAAACCCTGGTTCGATTTAAGGATAGCCAACTCAAAACCCCATCTCAGTTTGGAGCATAGCAAGTATAAAACTCCAACTTGGATCAAGATTATCCCATGATAAATCTCTGTTTgatttggaggataaccattatAAACCTTGTTCGTTGTTTAGTTGGAAATTAGCGTTAAACTTCATTTCCTTTTATAAAGAAGTTCATGGATACATCTTTCTATTAGATCTCAagtttattggatactctcaagaatAATTTTTGGAGACAGAAGTAAGTCAATTTAGGTCAAACGTGTATAATGAAGGTAGAGAAAAATACAATAAAGGGgggttgaattgggttttcaaaatATTTCCCTTTAGAAACATTATTCATTCAAGATAAACAATAAAGTTTGCAATGAAGATAAAAATGACACATTCATGTTATCCAGGTTCCCCTTAGAAAAGGTTAAtcttgtccacccgccaaggtgattttgccttagaaaaggacttaatcTACTATCATTAAAATGATTACAGATGCACGGGCTAACTGCTGACGAATAAAAACCAAAGAAATGATCTATCTGTTAGTGATCTCTTAAGAATTCTAACCCAACTGGTCCCCTAAGAGATATAACAATCATTGACTCcttaagaattctgacccaaTTGGTCCCTTGAAGGATATTTCTCTACAATGATAGACTGTCAGAGTCTTCTTGAGTATACAGACTAACACTAGTCACTCAAGGAATAAACAACTCACAGTTGTTTAATGTTTGTGTTTATATGATTGCTTCTTACAAGCTGATTACACGAATGTTTAAGAACATGAGATAATAACACAAAAGTGTTAAGCAAGATATGAGCAACAACTCCTTACGTTTACATGATTCTACAAAGATGTATTTGATGATTATTTAGATATCATCTTGTAGTAttcttcattcttcttctctctcttcatATTTTCTGTTTGGCTTCAGCTTTTGAAGTTCTTGGCATAAACTTTCGCTTTGCTTGAGCATATGAGCTTTGGCAGCTTCTTACAATTTCTTCAGCCTTGGTCGTCTTGGCTTCTACAACAGCACAAGCAGcgacttctttttcttttgagatatttgatcttgttttaTAGTCTTCAGAAAGAAAGATATGTTGTGAGGATAGAAAAGTCCTTTCAAATATCAACTGTTACTTTCCAATGGATATTTTCAAGTGTAGGTGTTGGATAGTACAACACGTTACTTCCTTAGCTTGTAGCTTGCAACTTTATCATGGAAGGCAGCTTCTGAATAGTACGGACGTCTTTGTAATAGTGGATTTGTTAAGCATACCGTTGTACTGAAATCCTCTTGAGAAagtttcttgatcttatcttcaaattATGTACTTCTATTCTGAAGTAATAATCTTGGAAGATATCAACTTCTTATCTTTTGTACTTCTAATGAGTTTTTTTATGAGTAGTTCAGAAACTACTTTGTTATGAAAGCTTGAAAATATCATAGTCATTAGGAACACAACCTTTTCTTTCTGAAATAGTAGCAACAACTTTTTTGAGTTACAACACAGGACTGCTGATCCGAACGATGTTATAACTTTGGTACAACCAGGAATTCCTCATAGTGGTTGGGGAAAAGTGGTAGAAGTGTTTGAGAAGAGAGACGGGTTTGGCATCGAATATCAGTCCTCTTCCTCAATTCAAGCTGGTTTGGCTCTGCTACTAGAAGGAAAGCATTTCCATCCGCTTTAGAAAGTATTTATCAGCTGGCACTAGCCAAGAAAGGCAGATACTCATAGTGGATGTTGAAGACGACTACTAAGATACTTCCAGATATGTCTATCATATTGCACCAGATCAGGAGCTCAACAACTGCATTGCCAAGGACATTCCCAAAGTTGTCTTCCTTGACATGTAATTTCCTATTTCAATAAGTCATGTACCTATCCCGAGGCATAGTGACATTTTGTAAAAAGGACCCCCATATGTTTCATTCTTTGTTTAATACGAATAAAAAAATCGCATTTTTGCATACAATTTTATTCCccgtcttttaattttattttactttttttcaaaaatggcaattCTTTTCCTTTCACATTCTAAAATCAagcacaattcatcaatcatgcAAATTTGCCTCGGATTCCATAAAAAACGATATTGTTATGGTTCCCTATGTCTTTGAGAACCCAATTGACCATGCTGACGAAGACAATGGTGAAGATTGTGAAGTtcctgaggaattggcaagactcttAAGGCAAGAGGCAAAGGTCATCCAACCGTACCAGGAAGTCGTAGGAGTCATCAACCTTGGGACCGAGGAGGTAAAGAAAGAAGTTAAGATAGGCGCTGCCTTACAAATTGAAGAAAAGAAGGGGTTGATTGAGCTACTTCGAGATTATGTTGACGTCTCCGTTTGGTCATACGAGGATATGTCTTGTTTAGACACTGATATTGTCGTGCACAAGTTGCCACTCAAGCCAGAATGTCCACCAGTAAAGCAGCCTatccatatttttctttcttaaggtgcTTGATCTGATAGTTTCTTCAAGGGCTTTTAAGACTTCCTTGAGTTCAAGCAATACATCATTCTTGATGGATTTAGACAAAGAATATGATTGATCTTGGTGCTTTGTCACCATAATGTTTGGCACATAATAGATTCTTATCAGTAGTTAGTGGTCACGCATTTTTGAATTAAGCATCTTTTGGATGCAAAACTTCAGGGTGTTGATTTAATATAATTCTAGTTATTAAGCAAGGAAATGCTATAGGTAGCTTCACAACAAAGGAATCAACATGCTTCATAGACTGCTCAAATACATACTCTACAAAATTCAGCTTTGCCTTGGTTCCTATTAGGAAGATAAGTTTGGCCAAAACAATGGTTATACTGGAGTTGAGATTTGTAGGTGCCCAATTTTATGCACCAATCATATTAAGAATAGCATAAAATCAAGGCTCGGACAAGGAACCGTTTGGGCTTAGGAGAAGTGGTTGCGATACAGACGCTTGAAGGAGAATTCTTGAATTTGGAAGGTGGAAGTCAATATCGAATAAAGATCTTGGGGAGATTTGTTTCAGAAGCTGTATACATTCGAAGAGAATATTCAGATAGaagttttcataattatcttgAGTCATGTGATTGTATTATAAGAATATGTATACATAGTCACAATCATATTGGAAGACTATAAATTTTCAAAGGGAAACTATTGGAGAGTGGAGTAGGCACAAAGCGAGGACGAACTTGTATTTGGTTTAGAATTGTATGTTTagatttaatgtttttttagaaATTGAACGTTGTTAGGTTTTACCGCATTCATAGCAATTTCGTGTATAAGAATTAGGTATGTGTTAAATCAATATCCTAACCAATCTTTCttttgattaagtttgaaaacgATAATAATAGATTTCTTATTCAATTGAATGTCTCCGGtcaattgaaacattgattgctTTAATCTCTTCGTCtattgttcattttgttttttatttaagtgTATACTACGATCAATTCAAagacatatattttatatgataATTATGCTACgttgaacaatttttttttatcaaactttgatttcaaaaacaaaacGTTTTTGAATTTGGTATATTTGAACAATTTTTCTGTCATAAACAATTTGTTTATGTCAAACTTAATTTTGCTGTCATGaacaattatattaaaaaaacactcGCCAAAACTATACAGGACTTGAAATTGGAAACTTTTTTTTGATGGCTTGAAATTGAAAACATTGTTTTTTCTTGGAGAATAGCATAATATGGTTTCAATGACTCTCAATTTCAATCTCTTTTGTTCAATTTGTTTACATCTTTGCTTTTCTCCTAAGTCGTTCGTGCTGATTTCCACTTAATTTCTcttaaaacaaatttcaaaaatatagATTAAATTTCATCTGAAATGATCGTAAAAAATTATTAGATTTTGTTTGGATTGACCAAATCGAATGAAACAGAGTagaatgaaatgaaataaaatgatattttattgtctaaaaattttaaaaatggatGGAACGggacgaaataaagttacatgaatttcatttcatttcatcaCTTACAATTATATTTCGTCCCTTTCTAATTTTGGCaattgtttggattgatgaaatCGAATGAAACAGAGTagaatgaaatgaaataaaatgatattttattgtcTAAAAATTTTAAAAGCGGATGGAACAagacgaaataaagttacatgAATTTCAATCCATTTCATCACTTACAATTATATTTCGTCCCTTTCTAATTTTGGCAGAACGAACAACTTCTCTTGTTCTgtcttaaattttaaataatagaaAGATATTTTTGTTCATTcccacttttaaattttttaaataatataaaaatattttcgtAATGTCTCACGCTTCCGTTAATTTTATGATATTTAATCTAACCACATTATAATTAATAAACTTTTCTTTTCGCTTTAAAGAAAATTAGAGTACACGATATTTAAACATATGTAACGTTAAATTTGATATATGTAACTATCATTACTAACTAACCTATATCTAAACgttaaatcaaaaaaaaaaaaaaaaaacctatatcTAAaccatattataaataataagctTTTCTTTTCACTTTAAAAACAATTAGAGTACACGATATTTAAACATATGTAAGGTTAAATTTGATAAATGTAACTATCATCATTAACTAAAATAACatagatatgattgatcaaaataaaatatatatctaACATGAACACCTAAACGAGTGTAGCTAGTTAGTTACACCTGAAATATtgtgaaaaaacaaaataaaaatggtgAATTTGTTAAATACAAAGTTGGAATTGTTGCTCAAAAAATTGTTAATACCTATGGCTGACTTTTGAAGAAAGACAGAATGACTCAATTTACATATATTAACGACTTATACCtcttcagttttttttttattataagttgctttaaaaaaaaaactttatatataactatatgtcattttacattagcaatgaattattaataatatattttcttttatacctttattatttattactatatTTATGACGATTTtgtaaaattagttttaaattcTCTTTCTCATATAAAATAACAAGTTTTGATTTGGGACATAGCTAGCAATACTTAGTTACATGAACCTGCTAGCCTTTGTTTTGGGGCAGAAAACATAATGTAACTGAAAACCATTATCAATAAGTTGAAACACTATATTAATAGATCAACAAAACATGTCATATAGTGCAAATTGGAAATGCGAAAAGGAAAATGACAATGATGACTATCAGTATCACTCAAGACTAAACTAAATGAAATTACAGCCTAGGTAGATTTTTTCTGTAAAAAAACACTACAAAGTAATACAGTAATCTCCAAGAGTTTGAAGTCGTTTCTTATATcgtttaatatttcaatttcatttgATTTCATATCCAAACAGAGTTACCACGAACCTTCGGCGCCGGCTGTGGGATTTTTGAAAGCAGAGAGTTCCCAGTATGTTGTTAATGAGTATGGTGGGAACATAGTTACACCTTCTTCAGTCATTCTAGCCATCTGTAAAATCAACATAACAGATTCACTAAATGTGAAAACCTATAAATAAGAAATAACCCACTTCACTTCAAGGAAAATCAAACCTGTATTTTGTTGACAGCGGACCTATCGCGATATAAAAGCGTACGCATGCATTTTTCCAGTAACTTGACACCTTCCTCAAAGCTCAAATTTTCATGCCACTCTTTACGGAGCTCGGGCATAGCAAGATGATTTCCTAGCCCAGTAGTTATCTGATTATCTTCAAAACTAATTCCAATGTTGTTCACCTGGATAAGATTCATAAGTACAGCAACCGAATAAACTTGCAGAGTACTGATTGTTGAACAAAGTAAAAAGAAAAGCCGAGGCCTACCACGCCAAGGTACTTTCGACCATTCTTCACACCACCGAGTACAAGGGAGTTCAACAAAGGGTCGAACTTGTTACGCCTATTATACATCACCCGAGTTAAATAGTTGTGCACCTCCTTAGGCCCTAGAGAATTCGCATCATCCCACATATTGTCATTGAGACTACAACAACCAAAGTTCAAAATCAACACTGACATTGTAATAATGAAGTAATCAAATCTGAAACAATTGAGGAAGGGATACACTGATGAACAAAAGAGTTGACTAATCAAATTCTATTGTCTTTATCTTATGAGAAATAACCAAAGGAGGCTTACATAAGCTCGTTGAGGTAACGTTGAATCTCTTGAAAATCACTTATTTCTCCACTGGCACCAATAATGGAATGTTTCCCAACAGTCTTCAACCGCTCAACACTCTTGTATCGCAGGGTAGACCCATAGGAACCTATCAGTACATCCACCAATGACATAAGACACAAAGTGAACTCATTATTTTCTGGGAGAAGGGGGTCTAAACTTCATATTGCTAACACAAACATGATTCATACATTATTACTAATTTAATACTAAAACAAGCAACTCCAAGGAATCACAATTTACCAAGGGTATATAATCCATGATAAAATATCTGCTTCACAACAAAATAATTGAAAAGAAACTAAAACAATTGAAAGATTCAATTCTAACAAATAAACTAAGACTAACTCAAACTAATACAACCATTTTTTGAGCCTTAATACTCTAATTCCTAGGGGaaaaaactctaataatccaaAGTTCGGacgaaaaataaataaagtcCAACTAAATAATGTTCTAGTCAGATATCAAACTCCTATTGATTCGACTTAAAACTAAATAAGTGTGTGTTTGGTTCTACtgtgaaaaaaattgattatgagtgaattgatttggACTAAAAGTGATTTGaatgtaaagtgatttatgtttggagaaATTCTCATGAAGGTGAGTTGAAGAGTTAATATCATAGTATAAATTACGTTTAGACTCAAAAGCTAAAAATTAAATCTtaacttcaagtagaatcaattatgGAAAGCAGAATCAATTCTATTCGAAAAAGATCAAAaatgtcaaaatcaattctacacatTCAAAGTAAATTCTAATTGCTCGAACCTAGAAACCAAACATACACTAAAATATGCAAAGTAGGGTTTAATCAATGCTGTACAAGAGAAATATGTAAAATAGGGTTTAAAGTTGCATAAGCATTTGGTTCTAACCTCCCATATCAGCAGCCATGAGAATCCCATCTTTGTATTTGATTGCAATCACAGATGATCCAGTCACATACGGGGTCCTAAAATTCCAAGTAAAATTTAGGTCAAATTCAACAACAACTAAAAACGATTTTACAATGAACGAATGAAATGAAACAAACAATCTCAGTTTAATTGAAAAACACAGAACGAAGCATGCATCAATGAATGTAtaatagagagagaaagagaagagatacTGAGTTCGTTGAGATTCTGTTACAGAGTCCATTGTTTGAATTTTCAACTGAAGAACTTCAAAGAATGCGAGAGTGAATACTTGTGCAATAAGATTTGAATTGCTTtgctgaaaaagaaaagaaaaagtgctTGTGTGTTTTGGTTTTAATATCAGAAATTTTCTCTCCGTTGTTTTCCCTTTGCGCAAGaaaactatttttatattttctttttcaaaaaagttGATTAAATAATGGACAAAGAACGGGCTGAAATGAATGGAAGAACACAAGGAGAATTTATCTTCCCACCAAATCTATGAAAAGACTAAATTGTCCAAGCAATTTTCACTACCACATTTTTACAAATTTAAGGGAAtagtcatatttttcaaattctGTGACGATACCAGAAATTTTGAAGGCTACCGAAAATTTGGcgaaaacaaataagatttacGGTATATTTTGTGAAATTTCCGATATAttgtaccgaaaatttcaaaattcccGGTATTATCATTTACCAATATtatcggaaattttgaaatttccgatgCATATTatcataccggaaatttcaaaatttccggtatttcaatttaaaaaaaaaaaagaagaagctattttccttatatttttaaattttgtagtAGAACCAGAGGCAGGGATGGTTCTATTGCGGGACGGACCACCGATAGAGTTGGCGCAGTTGCTCGAGCTGCTGATGAGGCGCATGCCTCAAAGCTACGTGTTGGACGCCTTCCTACGACCGGTTCTAACCGGGAACGGAGGGCTGAGCAGCAGGTGGTGACAGGGTTCCACGCACCTCACCACTGGACTGGTAGAGCATCTACTACTGTGGAGGAGCAAGTAGTTGAGGAGCAGGTGACTCAGGAACAGGTAGTTGAGGAGTCGGTGGTTGAGGAACCTTGGTTCCCACGGCAGGGTtgcaaccattgaaatacactTCTACATTAATCAAATAATGAGGAAGAGACATTTTGTTGACATGTGTTATCTAATAACCATAAGACCCATATTTATACAAATAGTGATGCATTCTAGACCACACATATGTGTCGGTGCAATCAGGACCCTCCAAAAGTGTcggcaaaatctcaaccgttaaaaaaaACCTAATATTGAAACATACCATAAATTTAAGTTATAATGAAATTTCTTgtataccgaaaatttcaaatacACTACCGCAAATTTCCTCGTACCGAAAATTTGGTAGGGTGTACCAGAAATTTCGTCTGAAAATTCTTTTTATCTCATCAagggtaaaattggaataaaaaattGGATGTGGCATGTATAATTTGAGGGGTGACATGTATAATTTCGAACACAGAGGAGTTTTTGAAGAATTAAATTTCCCACCCATTTATACTTGACACCTCCACATTATTTCATAATTTCAAAAGTACCTCTGTTTGAATTTGAAGACAAATACGCATACGTAATTTCCGATACAAACAAAATGCATGGTAGTGTATTTATAATTTTCGGTACGAACTAATGCTAGGAATCTCAAAAATTTTCGATACACTAAAAATAATatcgatattttcaaaaaatgccatGTGATGCCAAAAATTTCAACTAAAGCGAAATTTTTGATGGTGCAATTTTATAGATTTTTCAACGGTTCGAATTCTGCCGACAATTTTGTATGGCTATGATTGCATCAACCATTTTGTGTCGTCCAGAGTGAATCAGAAGTTGTATAAATATGGGTCATCTGTTGTTGAGAAAAAACATCTCAAAATATATGTTCCTCAATTTTTGATTATTATAGAAGTGTACTTCAACGGGGATAAACCTCATGTAGAGTTCTGACTTCTAGATGACACCACATTTCTCGCCTCATTTACATCAAATTTGAATGAATTGTTGCTTGATACtgataacaaaaaggtgaaaaagATTGAGTTTCATGAAGATTATATTGATACAAATGGAAGGGTGAACTACAACTTTATTGAGCTGAAGAGCGGTGAAGATTTGACAGTTATATGGAGATCATTTCCTCGTAGGCTAA contains:
- the LOC131606963 gene encoding proteasome subunit beta type-4-like → MDSVTESQRTQTPYVTGSSVIAIKYKDGILMAADMGGSYGSTLRYKSVERLKTVGKHSIIGASGEISDFQEIQRYLNELILNDNMWDDANSLGPKEVHNYLTRVMYNRRNKFDPLLNSLVLGGVKNGRKYLGVVNNIGISFEDNQITTGLGNHLAMPELRKEWHENLSFEEGVKLLEKCMRTLLYRDRSAVNKIQMARMTEEGVTMFPPYSLTTYWELSAFKNPTAGAEGSW